A genomic segment from Polyangium mundeleinium encodes:
- a CDS encoding biotin--[acetyl-CoA-carboxylase] ligase produces MNDLDPLRIEAELERLGAIIGRPVVVASVTASTNDDARRAAAGGAPHGAAFLADAQTQGRGRSGHTWHSPAGENLYLSVVLRPKLAPQALPPLALVLGVCVARVVDEVLGASAASGARAGVKWPNDVLVDGKKLAGLLVETALRGGTLDAVVAGIGLNVHAASFPEELATRATSLHALGARGLDRSSIAARLLAEIGHAARVFEANGLDPFLAELDHRDVLLRVPIDVSGVSGTAAGIDREGYLRVIGSDGATHRIGSGSVTTHGPLGSPGARARGGPGAGGAAG; encoded by the coding sequence TTGAACGACCTCGATCCTCTCCGCATCGAGGCCGAGCTCGAACGGCTCGGCGCGATCATCGGCCGGCCCGTCGTCGTCGCCTCCGTCACCGCCTCCACGAACGACGACGCGCGTCGCGCCGCGGCCGGAGGCGCGCCCCACGGCGCTGCGTTCCTCGCCGACGCGCAGACCCAGGGCCGCGGCCGCAGCGGCCACACGTGGCACTCGCCGGCCGGGGAAAACCTTTACCTCTCCGTCGTCCTTCGCCCCAAGCTCGCGCCGCAGGCGTTGCCTCCGCTCGCGCTCGTCCTCGGCGTTTGCGTCGCACGGGTCGTCGACGAGGTGCTCGGGGCGAGCGCGGCGAGCGGCGCGCGCGCCGGCGTCAAATGGCCGAACGACGTGCTCGTGGACGGCAAGAAGCTCGCGGGGTTGCTCGTCGAAACGGCCCTGCGCGGCGGCACGCTCGACGCCGTCGTCGCGGGCATCGGGCTCAACGTGCATGCCGCCTCGTTCCCGGAGGAGCTCGCCACCCGCGCGACCTCGCTCCACGCGCTCGGCGCACGTGGGCTCGACCGGTCTTCGATCGCCGCACGTTTGCTCGCGGAGATCGGCCACGCTGCGCGCGTGTTCGAGGCCAACGGGCTCGACCCTTTCCTCGCCGAACTCGACCACCGCGACGTCCTCCTCCGCGTCCCTATCGACGTCTCAGGCGTCTCGGGCACGGCAGCGGGCATCGATCGCGAGGGCTACCTCCGCGTGATCGGGAGCGACGGCGCCACGCATCGGATCGGCTCCGGGAGCGTCACGACGCACGGCCCGCTCGGCTCGCCGGGCGCTCGGGCTCGCGGCGGGCCTGGCGCGGGCGGGGCCGCGGGGTAA
- a CDS encoding 3-oxoacyl-ACP synthase III family protein codes for MRSAILGVGHYVPTKVVTNDDLARMMPTSDEWIQQRTGIKERRFIEHDGIGASDLAVPAVHMALERAGRKVSDVDMIIFATLSPDHFFPGSGCFLGEKLGLPGVPALDVRNQCSGFLYGLSVADAWVRVGAYKNILVVGAEVHSTGVEFTERGRDVAVLFGDGAGAALVGPSPSDDRGLVSIHLHADGTGAKDLWIPAPASKHIPRITHEMLDKGEQYPKMIGKQVFRWATEKMPEVSREALAAAGIDISTIDLFVPHQANMRINQYVADKLGLPQEKVVHNIERYGNTTAATIPIGLSESVAEGRIKEGSTVLTAAFGSGYTWGAAVLRW; via the coding sequence ATGCGTTCAGCGATTCTGGGCGTCGGCCATTACGTGCCGACCAAGGTGGTGACCAACGACGACCTCGCTCGCATGATGCCGACGAGCGACGAGTGGATCCAGCAGCGCACGGGGATCAAGGAGCGCCGCTTCATCGAGCACGACGGCATCGGCGCGAGCGACCTCGCCGTGCCGGCCGTGCACATGGCCCTCGAGCGCGCCGGTCGGAAGGTCTCCGACGTCGACATGATCATCTTCGCGACCCTCAGCCCGGATCACTTCTTCCCCGGCTCGGGTTGCTTCCTCGGCGAGAAGCTCGGCCTGCCCGGCGTGCCCGCGCTCGACGTGCGCAACCAGTGCTCGGGCTTCCTCTACGGGCTCAGCGTCGCGGACGCGTGGGTGCGCGTCGGGGCGTACAAGAACATCCTCGTCGTCGGCGCCGAGGTGCACTCGACGGGCGTCGAGTTCACCGAGCGTGGCCGCGACGTGGCCGTGCTCTTCGGCGACGGCGCGGGCGCGGCCCTCGTGGGCCCGAGCCCGTCCGACGATCGCGGCCTCGTCTCGATCCACCTGCACGCCGATGGTACGGGCGCGAAGGATCTCTGGATCCCCGCGCCCGCGTCGAAGCACATCCCGCGCATCACGCACGAGATGCTCGACAAGGGCGAGCAGTACCCGAAGATGATCGGCAAGCAGGTCTTCCGCTGGGCCACCGAGAAGATGCCCGAGGTGAGCCGCGAGGCGCTCGCCGCAGCCGGCATCGACATCAGCACCATCGACCTGTTCGTCCCGCACCAGGCGAACATGCGCATCAACCAGTACGTGGCCGACAAACTCGGTTTGCCGCAGGAGAAGGTCGTCCACAACATCGAGCGGTACGGCAACACGACGGCCGCGACGATCCCGATCGGCCTCAGCGAGTCCGTCGCCGAGGGCCGCATCAAGGAGGGCTCGACCGTGCTGACGGCCGCCTTCGGCAGCGGCTACACCTGGGGCGCGGCCGTGCTCCGGTGGTAA
- the nadC gene encoding carboxylating nicotinate-nucleotide diphosphorylase, whose translation MIAPPLLDAIVDRALEEDLAGGDLSGEACVDAETQADAAAVARKAVIACGAEVFRRVFTRVDPRCVVETLVPDGKEAPAGTTLWRVRGPARAVLASERTALNLVQRMTGIATVTRRYVDAVPKGARTRITDTRKTTPGLRVLERYAVRMGGGINHRNDLGSAVMIKDNHIVAAGGISRAVERARAHAPHTSRIEVEVDSLVQLEEAIAAGADVILLDNFSTEDVARAVARAKDLSPRPILEASGGITLERITELALAGVDVISVGALTHSAPAADIGLDFQL comes from the coding sequence ATGATCGCTCCCCCCCTCCTCGACGCCATCGTCGATCGCGCGCTCGAAGAAGACCTCGCCGGCGGAGATCTCTCCGGCGAGGCCTGCGTCGATGCAGAGACGCAAGCCGACGCCGCCGCCGTCGCGCGCAAGGCCGTCATCGCCTGCGGCGCGGAGGTCTTTCGCCGCGTGTTCACGCGCGTCGATCCGCGCTGCGTGGTGGAGACGCTCGTGCCCGACGGGAAAGAAGCGCCCGCGGGCACGACGCTCTGGCGTGTGCGCGGGCCGGCCCGCGCCGTGCTCGCGTCGGAGCGGACCGCGCTGAACCTCGTGCAGCGCATGACGGGCATCGCGACGGTCACGCGCCGCTACGTCGACGCGGTCCCGAAGGGCGCGCGGACGCGCATCACCGACACGCGCAAGACCACGCCGGGCCTGCGCGTGCTCGAGCGATACGCCGTCCGCATGGGGGGCGGGATCAACCACCGCAACGACCTCGGCAGCGCCGTGATGATCAAGGACAACCACATCGTCGCGGCCGGCGGCATCTCCCGCGCCGTCGAGCGCGCGAGGGCGCACGCCCCGCACACGTCGCGCATCGAGGTCGAGGTCGACTCGCTCGTGCAACTCGAAGAGGCGATCGCGGCGGGCGCGGACGTGATCCTGCTCGACAACTTCTCGACCGAGGACGTCGCCCGCGCCGTCGCCCGCGCGAAAGACCTTTCGCCGCGCCCGATCCTCGAAGCCTCCGGTGGCATCACGCTCGAGCGCATCACGGAGCTCGCGCTCGCCGGCGTCGACGTGATCAGCGTCGGCGCTCTCACGCACTCGGCGCCCGCGGCCGACATCGGGCTCGACTTTCAGCTTTGA